In one window of Undibacter mobilis DNA:
- a CDS encoding ABC transporter ATP-binding protein, whose product MSLATTGDNQPRTDETFVELEKVTLAYGRGDKKIVALGETSLRVDQGDFVALVGPSGCGKSTILKLVTGLINATNGYVYVAGREVGAAPVRVGMAFQNPTMLPWLTVRDNVMMPLKIVPPFRQEYQSKKKTEFRDRADALLKEVGLAGFGDKHPWQLSGGMLQRASLCRALIHEPQLLMLDEPFGALDQFTREELWAVMQDLWLKLRPTVLLVTHDLKEAGYLANRICVMRSRPGQIIDDAPVPFARPRTIDMSYTPEFVSMTQRLRELIVSARPVKETV is encoded by the coding sequence ATGAGTTTGGCGACGACCGGCGACAACCAACCGCGTACCGACGAAACCTTCGTCGAACTTGAAAAAGTCACGCTGGCCTACGGCCGCGGTGACAAGAAGATTGTGGCGCTTGGCGAGACCAGCCTGCGGGTGGACCAGGGCGATTTTGTCGCGCTCGTTGGCCCCTCCGGGTGCGGCAAGTCCACGATCCTCAAGCTCGTTACGGGGCTGATCAACGCGACCAATGGTTACGTCTATGTGGCAGGGCGCGAGGTTGGTGCCGCACCGGTGCGCGTCGGTATGGCGTTCCAGAACCCGACCATGCTGCCGTGGCTCACGGTGCGCGACAACGTCATGATGCCGCTGAAGATCGTGCCGCCGTTCCGGCAGGAATATCAGAGCAAGAAAAAGACGGAGTTTCGCGATCGCGCTGACGCGCTGCTCAAGGAAGTTGGCCTCGCCGGGTTCGGCGACAAGCATCCCTGGCAGCTGTCCGGCGGCATGTTGCAGCGCGCCTCGCTGTGCCGTGCGCTCATCCACGAGCCGCAGCTTCTGATGCTGGATGAACCGTTCGGTGCACTCGATCAGTTCACGCGCGAGGAGCTCTGGGCGGTCATGCAGGATCTGTGGCTGAAACTGCGCCCGACGGTGCTCCTGGTCACTCACGACCTGAAGGAGGCGGGTTATCTCGCCAACCGTATTTGCGTCATGCGCTCGCGGCCGGGTCAGATCATCGACGATGCCCCGGTGCCGTTCGCGCGGCCTCGCACCATCGATATGTCCTATACGCCCGAATTCGTTTCCATGACGCAGCGCCTGCGCGAGTTGATCGTGTCGGCCCGTCCCGTGAAGGAGACCGTGTGA
- a CDS encoding dihydroorotase translates to MSATTADLVIANGRIVTPDGVFEGSIAIKDGKVLAVGDAQAMPLATELFDAGGLYILPGAIDDHVHFRDPGYPHKEDWESGTAAAAFGGVTCVFDMPNTIPPTANGEILAAKHAIAASKAHVDYGLYGLLGDNTIATVPELIDGGIIGFKLYMGNTFGKIPSPDTGATLECFEVAAATGKRVSLHAENNEIMERRQKRLMAAGKKDQWAHLAARPNVVAVEAVSRAAILAEWTGARIHVLHISTAEELRPLREAKARGVDITGETCPHYFLLSTDDYARVPGIIAVNPPVRERQNQQPIFDALVDGTIDVIATDHAPHAYEEKTRNDIWTVDCGFPGVETQMSLMLTQVNAGRMTISDYVRMSAYNPARIWGLFPRKGALLPGSDADIAIVDLDRDHIIRDAETQSRSKVSPWDGYKVKGLPIHTLVRGRFVMKDRKLVPATKGWGRSVHTIQAMPAPVVRNTEHSMQAITQGAA, encoded by the coding sequence ATGAGCGCAACGACAGCGGATCTCGTCATCGCCAACGGCAGGATCGTAACGCCGGACGGCGTGTTTGAGGGATCGATCGCCATCAAGGACGGCAAGGTGCTCGCGGTGGGCGACGCGCAGGCGATGCCGCTTGCCACCGAACTGTTCGATGCCGGCGGCCTCTATATCCTGCCGGGAGCCATCGACGATCACGTGCATTTCCGCGACCCGGGCTATCCGCACAAGGAAGACTGGGAAAGCGGTACGGCAGCGGCGGCCTTCGGCGGCGTCACCTGCGTGTTCGATATGCCGAACACAATCCCGCCGACCGCCAATGGCGAGATACTGGCAGCAAAGCACGCCATCGCCGCGTCGAAGGCCCACGTCGACTACGGCCTTTACGGGCTGCTGGGCGACAACACGATCGCGACGGTGCCCGAACTGATCGACGGCGGCATCATCGGTTTCAAGCTCTATATGGGCAATACCTTCGGCAAGATCCCGTCGCCAGACACCGGTGCCACGCTCGAATGCTTCGAAGTGGCGGCGGCGACCGGCAAACGCGTATCGCTCCATGCCGAGAACAACGAGATCATGGAGCGCCGCCAGAAGCGGCTGATGGCCGCCGGCAAGAAGGATCAGTGGGCGCATCTGGCGGCACGGCCCAATGTTGTTGCCGTCGAAGCCGTAAGTCGTGCCGCGATTCTGGCCGAATGGACGGGCGCGCGCATTCATGTGCTGCACATCTCGACCGCCGAAGAGCTGCGGCCGCTGCGCGAAGCCAAGGCGCGCGGCGTCGATATCACCGGCGAGACCTGTCCGCATTATTTCCTGCTGTCGACCGACGACTATGCGCGCGTGCCCGGCATTATCGCGGTCAATCCGCCGGTGCGCGAAAGGCAGAACCAGCAACCGATCTTCGACGCGCTGGTGGACGGCACGATCGACGTCATTGCCACCGACCACGCACCGCATGCTTATGAAGAAAAGACGCGCAACGACATCTGGACCGTCGATTGCGGGTTTCCGGGTGTTGAGACGCAGATGTCGCTGATGCTCACGCAGGTGAACGCCGGCCGCATGACGATCTCCGATTATGTGCGCATGAGCGCCTACAATCCCGCCCGGATATGGGGCCTGTTCCCGCGCAAGGGTGCCTTGCTGCCGGGCTCGGATGCCGACATCGCCATCGTGGATCTCGACCGCGACCACATTATCCGCGATGCCGAGACGCAATCGCGCTCCAAGGTGTCGCCGTGGGATGGCTACAAGGTAAAAGGCCTGCCCATTCACACACTGGTGCGCGGCCGCTTTGTCATGAAGGACCGCAAGCTTGTCCCAGCCACCAAGGGTTGGGGCCGCTCCGTTCACACGATCCAGGCGATGCCGGCGCCGGTCGTCAGGAACACGGAACACTCGATGCAAGCCATCACACAGGGCGCAGCCTGA
- a CDS encoding SDR family NAD(P)-dependent oxidoreductase yields the protein MDLKLAGRVAMITGPAKGMGAAITKAFADEGAKLSLLGRDTAAIEPVAEEVRRAGGEAIIVACDLTDAAQCEAAAQKTREAYAGRIDILVNVAGGSGPVGKSGVETTPEEFDEIITLNMNGCFHTMRSVLPTMTAQRYGKIVNVGGTFGMRGRAGRMSYSASKWGLRGITKSFALEVGQYNINVNYVAPGMVDGPRFREKVCADMARRLHITVEQAMERHAQEYALRRVTVDADVANACLFFASDVSRQITGADLPVDGGWAAL from the coding sequence ATGGATTTGAAGCTTGCCGGCCGCGTCGCCATGATCACAGGCCCGGCCAAGGGGATGGGTGCGGCCATTACCAAGGCCTTCGCGGACGAAGGCGCGAAGCTTTCGCTGCTCGGACGCGATACTGCGGCCATCGAGCCGGTTGCGGAGGAAGTGCGCCGTGCGGGTGGCGAAGCCATTATCGTTGCTTGCGACCTCACTGATGCCGCCCAGTGCGAAGCCGCGGCGCAGAAGACGCGCGAAGCCTATGCCGGCCGCATCGACATTCTCGTCAACGTCGCCGGCGGCTCGGGGCCTGTCGGCAAATCCGGCGTCGAGACCACGCCGGAGGAGTTCGACGAAATCATCACGCTCAATATGAACGGCTGCTTTCATACGATGCGCAGCGTTCTGCCCACCATGACGGCGCAGCGTTACGGCAAGATCGTCAATGTCGGCGGCACTTTCGGCATGCGCGGCCGGGCAGGGCGCATGTCTTATTCGGCCTCGAAGTGGGGCCTGCGCGGCATCACCAAGAGTTTTGCCCTGGAAGTCGGGCAGTACAACATTAACGTCAACTACGTTGCGCCGGGCATGGTCGATGGCCCGCGGTTCCGTGAAAAGGTGTGCGCCGACATGGCCAGGCGCCTCCACATCACCGTTGAGCAGGCGATGGAGCGGCACGCCCAGGAATATGCGCTGCGGCGTGTCACCGTCGACGCCGATGTGGCCAATGCCTGCCTGTTCTTCGCCAGCGACGTGTCGCGTCAGATCACCGGTGCCGACCTGCCGGTCGACGGCGGCTGGGCGGCATTGTGA
- a CDS encoding ABC transporter substrate-binding protein, translating into MMFSPRSFLVAAAAVIGLTAPLLAPAPAAAQTKLKMVLNWKYQGPQGWFFLAEDRGYFKKAGIDIQMDQGNGSGAPIPLVANGTYDVGFGDINALIQFAATKPAEAPIAVYVMYNQPPFTVAVRADSPIKSPKDFEGKKLGGAAGDGALKLFPALCKIAKIDCTKIEVTNMQPNLREQMLMNKQVDGVFGYVNTIRFSAKLMGVADKDIRYINFGDYGMNLYSNAIIVSKKLVAEKPEVVKGLIAAINQGLQDALKDPDAAIAAVAKREPLIKPDVEKDRFMATLHDEMNAPEIAKIGLGNVDKERLKKSIDILVEANGLTRTPTVDEIFTDKFIPPVADLPKKLF; encoded by the coding sequence ATGATGTTTTCGCCTCGCTCGTTCCTGGTCGCCGCCGCCGCGGTGATCGGATTGACTGCTCCACTGCTCGCGCCGGCGCCGGCCGCCGCGCAAACCAAGCTCAAGATGGTGCTGAACTGGAAGTATCAGGGCCCGCAGGGCTGGTTCTTCCTCGCCGAGGATCGCGGCTACTTCAAGAAAGCCGGCATCGACATTCAGATGGACCAAGGCAACGGCTCGGGCGCTCCGATTCCGCTCGTTGCCAACGGCACCTATGATGTCGGCTTTGGCGACATCAACGCGCTCATCCAGTTCGCCGCCACCAAGCCGGCCGAAGCACCGATCGCGGTTTATGTGATGTACAACCAGCCGCCGTTCACGGTGGCGGTGCGGGCTGACAGCCCGATCAAGTCGCCCAAGGACTTCGAAGGCAAGAAACTCGGCGGCGCCGCCGGCGACGGCGCGCTCAAATTGTTTCCGGCCCTCTGCAAGATCGCCAAGATCGACTGCACCAAGATCGAGGTCACCAACATGCAGCCGAATCTGCGCGAGCAGATGCTGATGAACAAGCAGGTGGACGGCGTGTTCGGCTACGTCAACACCATCCGCTTCTCTGCCAAGCTGATGGGCGTTGCCGACAAGGACATCCGCTACATCAACTTCGGCGACTACGGCATGAACCTCTATTCGAACGCCATCATCGTTTCGAAGAAACTGGTCGCCGAGAAGCCGGAGGTGGTGAAGGGCCTGATCGCCGCCATCAATCAGGGTCTCCAGGATGCGCTGAAGGATCCGGATGCCGCGATTGCCGCGGTTGCCAAGCGCGAGCCGCTCATCAAGCCGGATGTCGAGAAGGACCGCTTCATGGCAACCCTTCATGACGAGATGAACGCGCCGGAAATCGCCAAGATCGGTCTCGGTAACGTCGACAAGGAACGTCTGAAGAAGTCGATCGACATTCTGGTCGAAGCCAATGGTCTGACGCGCACGCCGACCGTGGATGAAATCTTTACCGACAAGTTCATTCCGCCGGTCGCCGACCTGCCGAAGAAACTGTTCTAA
- a CDS encoding LysR family transcriptional regulator, with protein sequence MAIAPHRDNRMKHLRILDYVDEVARARSIRKAAEHLNVTASAVNRRIADLEEELGAILFERQPRGVRLTAAGEVFVNYLRKQGGEAERMKSQIEDLKGLRRGTVRIACSQALALDFLPRAIADFRKVHSKVEFDVKVVDHEYAMAALSAFEVDLVLVFRPPFLANFQPLMTLEQNLIAVMTRTHPLAKMAKVRLRDCANYPVALAERSIGGRQLLEEAMARTGLKFNVAAESNSFELLRGLVLHANLVSFQIAIGAMPQGNKLGLVAKEIDGRDMPTAKLVFGQLRERNLPVATAVFAEHINKRLKALIKPS encoded by the coding sequence GTGGCGATCGCACCGCATCGGGATAACCGTATGAAACATCTAAGAATTCTGGACTATGTCGACGAGGTCGCCCGCGCCCGCTCGATCCGCAAGGCGGCCGAGCACCTCAACGTCACCGCCTCCGCGGTCAACCGCCGCATCGCCGATCTTGAGGAAGAGCTGGGCGCCATCCTGTTCGAACGACAGCCGCGCGGCGTTCGCCTGACGGCCGCCGGCGAGGTTTTCGTCAACTACCTGCGCAAGCAAGGCGGCGAAGCCGAGCGAATGAAATCGCAGATTGAGGATCTGAAAGGACTGCGTCGCGGTACGGTGAGGATCGCGTGCAGTCAGGCGCTGGCGCTCGATTTTCTACCTCGCGCCATCGCCGACTTCCGCAAGGTCCACTCCAAGGTGGAGTTCGACGTCAAGGTAGTCGACCATGAATACGCCATGGCGGCATTGTCTGCTTTCGAGGTCGATCTTGTGCTTGTATTCCGCCCGCCCTTTCTGGCGAACTTCCAGCCCTTGATGACGTTGGAGCAGAACCTGATCGCGGTGATGACCAGGACCCACCCGCTTGCGAAGATGGCCAAGGTTCGTCTGCGCGACTGCGCGAACTATCCGGTTGCGCTGGCCGAACGCTCGATCGGCGGCCGTCAACTGCTTGAGGAGGCGATGGCGCGCACCGGATTGAAATTCAATGTCGCGGCCGAATCCAACTCCTTTGAATTGCTCCGCGGGCTGGTGCTCCACGCCAACCTGGTATCATTTCAGATCGCCATCGGCGCCATGCCACAGGGCAACAAGCTCGGCCTGGTCGCCAAAGAAATCGACGGCCGCGATATGCCGACCGCTAAACTGGTGTTCGGCCAGTTGCGCGAGCGCAACCTTCCAGTTGCTACAGCGGTGTTTGCCGAACATATAAACAAGCGTTTGAAGGCATTGATTAAGCCTTCATGA
- a CDS encoding GTP cyclohydrolase II: MTRSNRPDHIRLTSHPVPGGKPRFPIHWGAATARERGPIIGTVSRPGDRNVIGTHGGSYSLYRALAVSSGALDPIRRPDLTNTHPAEDIGPFTQWADAKRIVSLDPFGHRVADDFKDEIAEGVDIRPSIAITKARLDLIEMQDALRAGRLKADGELVRENGSVGVTKIAVDPVWYLPGIAERFGTNEGALRRVLFEQTAGMFPELVTRPDLQVFLPPIGGITVYLFGDVSKLNKPATKITCRVHDECNGSDVFGSDICTCRPYLIHGIEECVRGAQEGGLGVIVYNRKEGRALGEVTKFLVYNARKRQEGGDAAAAYFERTECVAGVQDARFQQLMPDIIHWLGVKRLDRFISMSDMKHDALVSQGVEIVERVSIPDEMIPADAHVEIAAKKAAGYFSPDAVNPDDLTDTVGRALNKY, translated from the coding sequence ATGACGCGCTCCAATCGACCCGACCACATCCGCCTTACCTCGCATCCCGTTCCCGGCGGCAAGCCGCGCTTTCCGATTCACTGGGGCGCGGCAACAGCGCGCGAACGCGGCCCGATCATCGGCACCGTGTCGCGGCCCGGCGACCGCAACGTCATCGGCACGCATGGCGGCTCCTATTCGCTCTACCGCGCACTCGCCGTATCGTCCGGCGCACTCGACCCGATCCGTCGCCCGGATCTCACCAACACGCATCCGGCCGAGGACATCGGCCCCTTCACGCAATGGGCCGACGCCAAGCGCATCGTGTCGCTCGACCCCTTCGGCCATCGCGTCGCCGACGATTTCAAGGACGAGATCGCGGAGGGCGTCGACATCCGCCCCAGCATCGCTATCACCAAAGCGCGCCTCGACCTCATCGAGATGCAGGACGCGCTGCGCGCCGGTCGCCTGAAAGCCGATGGCGAACTGGTGCGCGAGAACGGCAGCGTCGGCGTCACCAAGATCGCCGTCGATCCGGTGTGGTATCTGCCCGGCATTGCCGAGCGCTTCGGCACCAACGAAGGCGCGCTGCGCCGCGTGCTGTTCGAGCAGACCGCCGGCATGTTTCCCGAACTGGTGACGCGGCCCGACCTGCAGGTGTTCCTGCCGCCAATCGGCGGCATCACCGTCTATCTGTTCGGCGACGTGTCGAAGCTGAACAAGCCGGCGACGAAAATCACCTGCCGCGTGCATGACGAATGCAATGGCTCCGACGTGTTCGGCTCCGACATCTGCACCTGCCGCCCCTATCTTATTCACGGCATCGAGGAATGCGTGCGCGGCGCGCAGGAAGGCGGCCTCGGCGTCATCGTCTATAACCGCAAGGAAGGCCGCGCCCTTGGCGAGGTCACCAAGTTTCTGGTCTACAATGCGCGCAAACGCCAGGAAGGTGGCGATGCTGCGGCTGCCTATTTCGAGCGCACCGAGTGCGTTGCCGGCGTGCAGGACGCGCGCTTCCAGCAACTGATGCCGGACATCATTCACTGGCTCGGCGTCAAGCGCCTCGACCGCTTCATCTCGATGAGCGACATGAAGCACGACGCGCTGGTGTCGCAAGGCGTCGAGATTGTCGAACGCGTGTCGATCCCGGACGAGATGATTCCGGCCGATGCCCATGTCGAGATCGCGGCCAAGAAGGCGGCCGGCTACTTCTCGCCCGATGCAGTGAATCCCGACGACCTGACCGATACGGTCGGCCGTGCGCTCAACAAATACTGA
- a CDS encoding URC4/urg3 family protein, with the protein MTSETNAAISLLSAEAVRARAHRLLALGLDGRLPHFRVDLARLDKVADRVITLTRAAYPSLDVPFHSRWRHFVYKGDDRFATLVAKASWKDAAARARAEFDLAIVSVFLDAGAGAQWHYTDPKTGEPVGRSEGLALASLDMFAAGAFSANAKDPLRVDAGKLAALTSDDLARGFQVAPDNPLVGLDGRAALLRRLGDLALSKPDVFARNDSARPGGLFDHLLADHGKALAAPDILVALLRELGPIWPSRLSLGDVPLGDCWRHRMLVTADATNGLVPLHKLSQWLSYSLIEPLQRAGVTVSNIDGLTGLAEYRNGGLFVDAAVLELHEPLRILEAHDVSSELVVEWRSLTVALLDKLAEVIRARLGMDAETLPLAKILEGGTWAAGRAIAREKRVDGAPPITVISDGTVF; encoded by the coding sequence ATGACTTCGGAGACCAACGCCGCTATTTCTCTTCTTTCCGCCGAAGCGGTGCGCGCACGGGCGCACCGGCTGCTGGCCCTCGGCCTTGACGGCCGGTTGCCGCATTTCCGCGTCGATCTGGCGAGACTCGACAAGGTGGCCGATCGCGTCATCACCCTGACTCGCGCCGCCTATCCGTCACTCGACGTGCCGTTTCATTCGCGCTGGCGCCATTTCGTCTACAAGGGCGACGACCGCTTCGCCACGCTCGTGGCGAAGGCTTCGTGGAAGGATGCCGCGGCGCGCGCCCGCGCCGAATTCGATCTCGCCATCGTCAGCGTCTTCCTCGATGCCGGTGCCGGCGCGCAGTGGCACTACACCGATCCGAAGACCGGCGAGCCCGTCGGCCGTTCCGAAGGGCTGGCGCTGGCCAGCCTCGATATGTTCGCAGCCGGCGCTTTCTCGGCGAATGCCAAGGACCCGCTGCGCGTCGATGCCGGCAAACTGGCGGCTCTGACGAGCGATGATCTGGCGCGCGGCTTTCAGGTCGCGCCTGACAATCCCCTTGTCGGTCTCGATGGCCGCGCTGCCCTTTTGCGACGCCTCGGCGACCTGGCGCTGTCGAAACCTGACGTCTTCGCGCGCAACGACAGCGCCCGCCCCGGCGGACTGTTCGATCATCTCCTCGCAGACCATGGCAAGGCGCTCGCCGCGCCGGACATCCTTGTCGCTTTGCTCCGTGAACTCGGACCGATCTGGCCGTCGCGGCTGTCGCTCGGCGACGTGCCGCTCGGCGATTGCTGGCGCCACCGTATGCTGGTCACCGCCGATGCAACCAACGGCCTGGTCCCGTTGCACAAGCTGTCGCAGTGGCTGTCCTACTCGCTGATCGAGCCGCTGCAGCGCGCCGGCGTCACCGTTTCCAATATCGACGGTCTCACCGGGCTGGCCGAGTACCGAAACGGCGGCCTGTTCGTCGATGCCGCCGTGCTCGAACTGCATGAGCCGTTGCGGATTCTCGAAGCGCACGATGTCTCGTCCGAGCTCGTCGTCGAATGGCGCAGCCTCACCGTCGCCCTGCTCGACAAGCTGGCTGAGGTCATTCGTGCCCGTCTCGGCATGGATGCCGAGACGCTGCCTCTCGCCAAGATTCTTGAAGGCGGCACCTGGGCTGCCGGCCGCGCCATCGCCCGCGAGAAGCGCGTCGATGGCGCGCCGCCGATCACCGTCATCAGCGACGGCACAGTATTCTAA
- the upp gene encoding uracil phosphoribosyltransferase has protein sequence MEGVTVVNHPLVQHKLTLIRDKERSTKSFRELLNEVGMLIGYEVTRDLPLEMIDIETPLAKMKSPVLAGKKLVIAPILRAGLTFAEGMLDLLPAARVAHIGMYREPESRSAVEYYLKTPHDLDERLVIVVVPVLATANTAVAAVDRLKERGAKDIRLVCLVSAPEGLERIRGIHPDVHVWTAAIDEGLNDDAFIVPGLGDAGDRAYGTR, from the coding sequence ATGGAAGGCGTTACCGTCGTCAACCACCCGCTGGTGCAGCACAAGCTGACGCTGATCCGTGACAAGGAACGATCGACCAAATCCTTCCGCGAGCTGCTGAACGAAGTCGGCATGCTGATCGGCTACGAGGTCACCCGCGACCTGCCGCTGGAGATGATCGACATCGAAACGCCGCTGGCGAAGATGAAATCGCCCGTGCTGGCCGGGAAGAAGCTGGTGATCGCGCCGATCCTGCGCGCCGGCCTCACTTTCGCCGAGGGCATGCTCGACTTGCTGCCGGCGGCGCGCGTTGCTCATATCGGCATGTATCGCGAGCCGGAGAGCCGTTCGGCGGTCGAGTACTATCTGAAGACGCCGCACGATCTCGACGAGCGTCTCGTCATCGTCGTCGTTCCGGTGCTCGCGACCGCCAATACGGCCGTGGCCGCCGTTGACCGTCTGAAAGAGCGTGGTGCCAAGGATATCCGCCTTGTCTGCCTGGTCAGCGCGCCGGAAGGCCTCGAACGTATCCGCGGCATCCATCCGGACGTCCACGTCTGGACGGCGGCCATCGACGAAGGCCTCAATGACGACGCCTTCATCGTCCCCGGTCTCGGCGATGCCGGCGACCGGGCCTACGGCACGCGCTGA
- a CDS encoding UxaA family hydrolase, with the protein MTAPRTIRLAADDNVIVAVDQIGQGTALAGATAQARIPRGHKMAIAPIAANEPVRKYGQIIGFASKAIVPGDWVHEHNVVMGDFARDYRHAENAKNDEVLPPEMRATFEGYLRPNGRTGTRNYVGILTSVNCSASVAKFIAESVNRSGVLDDFPEIDGVVPFVHGTGCGMASRGEGYDVLQRTQWGYATHPNIGAALMVGLGCEMFQIERMKSEGHLVEGDHFQSMTIQAVGGTRKTVAEGVERVKAMLPVAAKARRETRPASEVVLALQCGGSDGYSGITANPALGKAVDLLAKHGGTGVLAETPEIYGAEHLLTRRAVNTKVGEKLVERIRWWEDYTARNRGEMNNNPSPGNKAGGLTTILEKSLGAAAKGGSSTLRAVYEYAEPITERGFVFMDTPGYDPVGATGQVAGGCNVMCFTTGRGSAFGCKPTPSIKLATNHYVYETMIDDMDINCGDVLDGVSLEAKGQEIFDKVLKVASGEHTKSEEMGYGDLEFVPWQIGATM; encoded by the coding sequence ATGACTGCACCGCGCACCATCCGTCTTGCCGCCGATGACAACGTCATCGTCGCGGTCGATCAGATCGGGCAGGGGACGGCGTTGGCCGGCGCGACGGCGCAGGCCCGTATCCCGCGCGGCCACAAGATGGCGATTGCGCCAATTGCGGCGAACGAGCCGGTGCGCAAATACGGCCAGATTATCGGCTTTGCGTCGAAGGCCATTGTGCCCGGTGATTGGGTGCATGAGCATAATGTCGTCATGGGTGATTTCGCCCGCGACTATCGTCATGCCGAAAATGCGAAGAATGACGAAGTCCTGCCGCCGGAAATGCGGGCGACTTTCGAAGGCTATTTGCGGCCGAACGGCCGTACCGGCACGCGCAATTATGTTGGCATTCTCACCTCGGTGAACTGCTCGGCGAGCGTCGCCAAGTTCATCGCCGAATCGGTCAACCGTTCGGGTGTGCTCGACGATTTTCCGGAGATCGACGGTGTCGTGCCCTTCGTGCACGGCACCGGTTGCGGCATGGCCTCGCGCGGTGAGGGCTATGATGTCTTGCAGCGGACGCAGTGGGGTTATGCCACGCACCCCAATATCGGCGCGGCGTTGATGGTCGGGCTCGGCTGCGAGATGTTCCAGATCGAGCGCATGAAGAGCGAGGGCCATCTGGTGGAAGGCGATCACTTCCAGTCCATGACCATTCAGGCCGTTGGCGGTACCAGGAAAACGGTGGCCGAGGGCGTCGAGCGCGTCAAAGCCATGCTGCCCGTCGCGGCGAAAGCCCGGCGCGAGACGCGGCCGGCTTCCGAAGTGGTGCTGGCGCTGCAATGCGGCGGGTCGGACGGCTATTCCGGCATCACCGCCAATCCGGCGCTCGGCAAGGCAGTCGATTTGCTGGCCAAGCATGGCGGCACCGGCGTGCTGGCCGAAACGCCGGAGATTTACGGTGCCGAGCACCTGCTCACACGCCGCGCCGTCAATACCAAGGTCGGCGAGAAGCTGGTCGAGCGCATTCGCTGGTGGGAAGACTACACCGCGCGCAATCGCGGCGAGATGAACAACAACCCGTCACCGGGCAACAAGGCCGGCGGGCTTACCACCATTCTGGAGAAGTCATTGGGCGCTGCCGCCAAAGGCGGTTCGAGCACATTGCGGGCGGTTTACGAATATGCCGAGCCGATCACGGAACGCGGCTTCGTCTTCATGGACACGCCGGGCTATGACCCGGTCGGCGCCACCGGGCAGGTGGCCGGCGGTTGCAACGTGATGTGCTTCACCACCGGCCGCGGCTCGGCCTTTGGTTGCAAGCCGACGCCCTCCATCAAGCTGGCCACCAATCACTATGTCTACGAAACCATGATCGACGACATGGATATCAATTGCGGCGATGTCCTCGATGGCGTCTCGCTCGAAGCGAAGGGGCAGGAAATCTTCGACAAGGTGCTCAAGGTCGCCTCCGGCGAGCACACCAAGTCGGAGGAAATGGGTTACGGCGATCTTGAATTCGTGCCTTGGCAGATCGGCGCGACAATGTAG